In Lysinibacillus sp. FSL M8-0337, the following proteins share a genomic window:
- a CDS encoding phosphatidylglycerophosphatase A: MHDKSIRVQSEEVAKAAQAALIRRGVELEDIAEIVYEMQKSYNVGLTLEHCIHSVERVLRKREVQHAVLVGIELDELAEKGLLSSPLQQIIESDEGLFGVDETIALGSVFTYGSIAVTTFGHLDKQKIGIIKKLDTEPGHHVNTFLDDLVASIAASAASRIAHRMRDLEEEGETFADIEPEELGPKPKPHNEI, encoded by the coding sequence ATGCATGATAAAAGTATTCGCGTACAGTCAGAAGAAGTGGCGAAAGCAGCCCAAGCTGCACTAATTCGCCGTGGCGTAGAGTTAGAAGACATTGCTGAGATTGTTTATGAAATGCAAAAATCCTACAATGTAGGCTTAACATTAGAGCATTGTATTCATTCGGTTGAACGTGTATTACGTAAACGAGAAGTCCAACATGCAGTATTAGTTGGAATAGAGTTGGATGAATTAGCTGAAAAAGGGCTATTATCGTCACCTCTACAACAAATTATCGAATCCGATGAAGGTTTATTCGGAGTAGATGAAACAATTGCATTGGGGTCTGTGTTTACATATGGAAGTATTGCTGTAACAACATTTGGACATTTAGATAAACAAAAAATCGGTATTATAAAAAAACTCGACACAGAGCCTGGACATCATGTTAATACATTTTTAGATGATTTAGTTGCTAGTATTGCAGCTTCGGCAGCATCACGTATTGCTCACCGCATGCGTGATTTAGAAGAAGAAGGCGAAACATTTGCTGATATTGAGCCAGAAGAGCTCGGTCCCAAGCCAAAACCACATAATGAAATTTAA
- a CDS encoding thermonuclease family protein produces the protein MNLKKIFLALFFSTLLISGCTEEASTGNGKTEDIQGIVASTKESAEKHDVSKFEEYELQEIIDGDTIRIKYNGSSEKIRFLLVDTPETNHKTLGVQPFGPEAKEFTKQLLAGQDTVYLEFDVSYRDKYKRLLAYVYTKDGISVQEQLLKNGLARVAYIYEPNTKHVDWFKSIQKTAQQSAIGIWSVEDYVTNRGYDKEAYNNAVKEENPENPSKASKDESNNISSKENCTIKGNVNSKGNKIYHMPGQRDYDNTVAEEMFCTKEDAEAAGFIPARQ, from the coding sequence ATGAATTTGAAAAAAATATTTTTAGCTTTATTCTTTTCAACATTGCTTATTAGTGGATGTACAGAAGAGGCTAGCACCGGCAATGGTAAGACTGAAGATATACAAGGGATTGTAGCTTCAACAAAGGAATCTGCTGAAAAGCATGATGTGAGTAAATTTGAAGAATATGAACTACAGGAAATAATTGACGGGGACACAATCAGAATAAAATATAATGGTAGTTCCGAAAAAATACGGTTTCTTCTTGTAGATACGCCTGAAACGAATCACAAAACATTAGGGGTGCAACCATTTGGGCCAGAAGCGAAAGAATTTACAAAACAGTTACTTGCTGGACAAGATACGGTTTATTTAGAATTCGACGTTTCCTATCGGGATAAATACAAAAGATTATTAGCTTATGTTTATACGAAAGATGGTATTAGTGTACAAGAGCAATTATTGAAAAATGGGTTAGCACGCGTGGCCTATATTTATGAGCCAAATACGAAACATGTAGATTGGTTTAAGTCCATTCAAAAAACTGCGCAACAATCTGCCATTGGTATTTGGTCAGTTGAAGACTACGTAACAAATCGTGGTTACGATAAAGAGGCTTATAATAATGCTGTGAAAGAAGAAAATCCAGAAAATCCATCTAAAGCAAGTAAAGATGAGTCGAATAATATTAGCAGTAAAGAGAATTGTACTATTAAAGGAAATGTTAATTCAAAAGGTAACAAAATTTATCATATGCCTGGACAACGTGATTATGACAATACTGTAGCAGAAGAAATGTTCTGTACGAAAGAAGATGCAGAAGCAGCGGGTTTTATTCCTGCTAGGCAATAA
- a CDS encoding DUF2306 domain-containing protein, with product MNQSLWFVMIRIHILLAIVALITGPLGLIQRVHSKSLHFHQWNGRIYVLSIILNYIPGFYVSFFATGGWLSTIGFLILNTLWIWTTLKGYVSIKKKQIIPHKHWMVRSFFLSLANLTIYISVTMIHHGVNLSYVTSYTIAVWLCWILNLCLAEIFIRRKIFD from the coding sequence ATGAACCAATCATTATGGTTTGTGATGATTCGTATTCACATTCTTCTCGCTATAGTAGCATTGATAACAGGACCATTAGGTTTGATTCAACGCGTTCACTCGAAATCATTGCACTTTCACCAGTGGAATGGACGTATTTATGTTTTATCAATTATTTTGAACTATATTCCTGGATTCTATGTGTCTTTCTTTGCAACAGGGGGTTGGCTCAGTACAATTGGGTTTCTCATTTTAAACACTTTATGGATTTGGACAACACTTAAAGGGTATGTATCTATTAAAAAGAAACAAATCATTCCCCACAAGCATTGGATGGTTCGAAGTTTTTTCCTTTCTTTAGCGAACTTGACCATTTATATTAGTGTCACAATGATTCATCATGGTGTAAACCTTTCCTACGTTACGTCATACACCATTGCTGTGTGGCTTTGTTGGATTCTCAATTTATGTTTGGCGGAAATCTTTATTAGAAGGAAAATATTTGACTAA